The following are encoded in a window of Bdellovibrio svalbardensis genomic DNA:
- the ftsE gene encoding cell division ATP-binding protein FtsE: protein MIEFSHVYKTYPGPVHALKNIDLNIDKGEFVFLTGPSGAGKTTLFKMISAYDIATSGGVKVAGYDLSEIKDGQVPYFRRKIGVIFQDFKLLKDRTIFENVALPLIIRGDKPMAISRRVSEVLEQVGLAHKHDQYPEFISGGEQQRTAIARAIIHQPGVLIADEPTGNLDPRLSEEIMDLLERVCAQGTTVFVATHDHDMVKRRKKRTLELRDGMIVGDTK, encoded by the coding sequence ATGATTGAATTTTCCCACGTATATAAGACATATCCCGGCCCGGTTCACGCTCTTAAAAATATCGATCTGAATATCGACAAAGGTGAATTCGTATTTCTTACCGGTCCTAGCGGTGCAGGGAAGACAACTCTATTTAAGATGATATCCGCTTATGATATTGCGACTTCCGGCGGCGTGAAAGTTGCGGGCTACGATTTGTCAGAGATTAAAGACGGTCAGGTGCCTTACTTCCGTCGAAAAATCGGGGTGATCTTTCAGGATTTCAAACTTCTTAAGGACCGAACGATCTTTGAAAATGTCGCTTTACCACTAATCATCCGTGGCGACAAACCGATGGCGATTTCTCGTCGAGTCTCTGAAGTTTTAGAACAAGTTGGATTGGCCCATAAGCATGACCAATACCCTGAGTTCATTTCGGGTGGGGAACAACAGCGAACTGCTATTGCCCGCGCCATCATTCATCAACCGGGTGTTTTGATTGCCGATGAGCCGACAGGAAACTTGGACCCTCGCCTGAGTGAAGAGATCATGGATCTTTTGGAGCGAGTTTGCGCTCAAGGAACGACAGTCTTCGTGGCTACACATGATCACGATATGGTGAAGCGACGTAAAAAGCGAACCTTAGAACTTCGAGATGGAATGATCGTGGGGGATACTAAATGA
- a CDS encoding murein hydrolase activator EnvC family protein, with product MKWQQALVAVFFFASLVSSASAQGSVPFGAKASVPVDADALAKDFEVNKKKIEDAEIKQRQVLSGLFEINKKIKKTVTERGAFSQQRALIEVNIKNLTQKVEELEGKAKSQRALLAERLRAIYKLGGPSVARYVFSSNSSSSLERNLKILGIVAERDLELIKNYRLDLKDLQSKKKILAQRLESLKSIEEKISSQEKKLIAEQNLKNKLLDGIRKSKLFALKQINGLREKSTQLNIDDAGVFDLLFKPSFLDQKGELPHPILGVVTRKFGLMKGQDQPYTLSNKGIFISAAKGSPIKSVFEGKVSFVGEIPGFGTTLIVDHGDHYYTVYGHAEEVKVNVGDEITQSQVIAAAGVPSGDDPAGIYFEIRHFSEPYDPQLWMKGL from the coding sequence TTGAAATGGCAACAGGCCCTCGTGGCCGTCTTCTTTTTTGCTTCGTTAGTTTCATCCGCCAGCGCGCAGGGTTCTGTGCCTTTTGGCGCAAAAGCTTCAGTGCCTGTCGACGCGGACGCGTTGGCTAAAGACTTTGAAGTCAATAAGAAGAAGATCGAAGACGCAGAGATCAAACAGCGTCAGGTCCTGTCGGGTCTTTTTGAAATCAATAAGAAAATTAAAAAAACAGTCACCGAGCGCGGAGCTTTTTCCCAGCAGCGCGCTTTGATTGAAGTCAATATTAAGAACCTCACTCAAAAGGTCGAGGAGCTTGAGGGTAAAGCGAAATCTCAGCGGGCCCTTTTGGCGGAACGCTTGAGGGCCATTTATAAGCTCGGCGGACCTTCAGTCGCTCGTTATGTATTCTCATCAAACAGCTCGTCCTCTTTGGAGCGCAATCTCAAAATCTTAGGCATTGTGGCTGAACGAGACCTGGAGCTTATTAAGAACTACCGATTGGACCTAAAAGACCTTCAATCGAAGAAGAAGATCCTGGCCCAGCGATTGGAAAGTTTAAAATCGATAGAAGAGAAGATCTCCAGCCAGGAAAAGAAGCTAATTGCTGAACAAAACCTTAAGAACAAACTTTTAGACGGTATCCGCAAGAGCAAGCTTTTCGCTCTCAAGCAGATCAATGGGCTTCGCGAAAAGTCGACCCAGCTGAATATCGACGATGCCGGAGTCTTCGATCTTTTGTTCAAGCCATCTTTCCTGGATCAAAAAGGGGAGTTGCCTCATCCCATTCTTGGGGTCGTGACTCGCAAATTTGGACTTATGAAAGGCCAGGATCAGCCGTACACTTTATCAAATAAAGGTATTTTCATTTCTGCCGCAAAGGGCAGTCCGATCAAATCAGTCTTCGAAGGAAAAGTTTCTTTCGTTGGTGAGATCCCTGGATTTGGAACGACATTAATTGTCGACCACGGAGATCATTACTACACGGTTTACGGTCATGCAGAAGAAGTGAAGGTAAATGTTGGGGATGAGATCACTCAGTCCCAAGTTATTGCCGCCGCAGGAGTTCCCTCTGGTGATGATCCTGCTGGAATTTATTTTGAGATTAGACATTTTTCAGAACCCTACGACCCGCAGCTGTGGATGAAAGGACTTTAA
- a CDS encoding penicillin-binding protein 1A — MLKKIILFIAALGLIGIFGLFLVYQSVKSSLPQLITVKDYEPLLVSQVYDRNGKKIGEFFRERRTLVPYEKIPKNLVNAFLAAEDDQFFQHKGINPQAIFRAALANLRAGRSVQGGSTITQQVAKTLLLSSEKTLTRKMRDILLALEMEKNLSKQDILFLYLNQIYFGQGAYGVEQAAQTYYRKPVSKLTLSEMAILAGLPQAPSGYSPVRNPLRAKERQMYVLHRMADVGFITKEEADKAGKEPVKVYVRENYEEYAPFFLETVRQLLVAQLGEDMVLDKGLRIYTSLDLTKQLAAQDSVMAGLKSLDKRQGYRGPLKNIADQKDVETFLKDTRAKLVGDSTPERIILPEGKFADIVPKRDEKAAKEHPLLPTYIKLRDTVQGVVQDIDDSLGLVYVQFPDSQGLIDFDTMTWARKPDSDKRYDLSTIKKPSDALKKGDVILVRVVGDKFSPTRIIGQSKKKNVTPAKLPDFGKYVDLELDQEPLVEGALLSIDQQSEDVLAMVGGTSFGKSEFNRAIQAPRQTGSSFKSIVYTAALDKGYNPSTPIMDAPLVYEEGGNSSGGDEEGQGDPKVWKPANHSKSFGGDIIVRNALSQSLNIPAVKVIEDVGVPWATEYAHRLGIYSPLNPDFTLVLGSSSVTLYEMTKVFSELGRLGKRTRPLLIHKVEDKNGKTLMETISLDARMEKELKTYDDDFENRRKEYLAIAKDPAKLEEFKKKEPKKAALAQNIFFEDADQLIKPTTAFVMTSLLRGVIEDKKGTGARARSLGREVAGKTGTTNNYYDAWFIGYSPQIATGVWVGFDKEKSLGKGEVGGRSALPIWIDYMKAAHEGLPQMTFPVPDGIVFANIDSETGKLANASTKNILRQAFVEGTEPTAASGKSEEATDFYKQDLSE; from the coding sequence GTGCTAAAGAAAATCATCCTGTTCATTGCTGCTCTTGGCCTCATTGGTATCTTCGGATTGTTTCTCGTTTATCAATCAGTTAAGTCAAGCTTACCGCAACTTATCACCGTCAAAGACTATGAACCTCTCTTGGTCAGTCAGGTCTATGACCGCAATGGAAAAAAGATCGGCGAATTCTTCCGTGAACGTCGCACTTTGGTTCCCTACGAAAAGATTCCTAAAAATCTGGTTAATGCCTTCTTGGCGGCGGAAGATGACCAATTCTTCCAGCATAAAGGTATCAATCCTCAAGCAATTTTCAGAGCTGCTTTGGCAAACTTAAGAGCAGGTCGTTCGGTTCAAGGGGGATCGACGATCACTCAACAGGTTGCCAAGACATTGCTTCTTTCCTCTGAGAAAACTTTAACTCGAAAAATGCGCGACATCCTTCTTGCTCTTGAGATGGAAAAGAACTTGAGCAAACAAGACATCCTGTTCCTGTACTTGAATCAAATTTATTTTGGTCAAGGTGCCTACGGTGTGGAACAAGCTGCACAAACTTACTATCGCAAACCAGTTTCAAAACTAACTTTGTCTGAGATGGCCATCCTGGCAGGTCTTCCACAAGCTCCAAGTGGATACAGCCCGGTCAGAAATCCTCTTAGAGCCAAAGAACGTCAAATGTACGTTTTGCATCGTATGGCTGATGTTGGTTTCATCACCAAAGAAGAAGCTGACAAAGCCGGCAAAGAGCCTGTTAAGGTTTATGTGCGGGAAAACTATGAAGAGTATGCTCCCTTCTTCCTTGAAACAGTTCGCCAGCTTCTAGTGGCTCAACTTGGTGAAGACATGGTTTTGGATAAAGGTCTTCGCATCTACACAAGTTTGGATCTCACCAAGCAATTGGCAGCCCAAGATTCAGTGATGGCAGGCCTCAAGAGTCTTGATAAACGCCAAGGCTATCGCGGTCCGCTTAAAAATATCGCTGATCAAAAGGATGTCGAAACATTCCTCAAAGACACCCGCGCAAAGTTAGTCGGCGATTCGACCCCCGAGCGTATTATTTTGCCCGAGGGAAAATTCGCGGACATCGTACCTAAGCGCGATGAGAAGGCAGCAAAAGAGCACCCGCTTCTTCCTACCTACATCAAGCTTCGCGACACCGTTCAGGGTGTCGTGCAGGATATCGATGATTCTTTGGGATTGGTTTATGTTCAGTTCCCTGACTCTCAGGGTTTGATTGATTTTGATACCATGACTTGGGCCCGCAAACCGGACTCTGACAAACGTTATGATTTATCAACCATCAAAAAACCTTCTGATGCGTTGAAAAAAGGTGATGTGATCTTGGTTCGCGTCGTCGGCGATAAATTCTCTCCGACTCGTATCATCGGACAAAGCAAAAAGAAAAACGTGACTCCTGCGAAGCTGCCGGATTTTGGAAAGTACGTAGATCTTGAGTTGGATCAAGAGCCTCTGGTTGAAGGTGCCTTGCTTTCAATCGACCAGCAATCAGAAGATGTTCTTGCGATGGTTGGCGGAACCAGCTTTGGAAAAAGTGAGTTCAACAGAGCTATCCAGGCTCCCCGTCAAACAGGTTCTTCGTTCAAGTCCATCGTTTACACGGCGGCACTCGACAAGGGCTACAATCCTTCAACTCCCATCATGGACGCTCCCTTGGTTTATGAAGAAGGTGGCAACAGTTCCGGTGGTGATGAAGAAGGTCAAGGAGATCCGAAAGTTTGGAAGCCAGCGAATCACTCAAAAAGTTTCGGTGGTGATATCATTGTTCGCAATGCACTTTCACAATCCCTAAATATTCCAGCCGTGAAGGTCATCGAAGACGTGGGCGTTCCTTGGGCCACTGAATACGCACATCGTTTGGGAATTTATTCTCCGTTAAATCCTGACTTCACATTGGTTCTTGGATCAAGCAGCGTCACTTTATATGAAATGACGAAAGTTTTCTCTGAACTCGGTCGTTTAGGTAAACGCACACGACCTTTGTTAATCCACAAAGTTGAAGACAAAAACGGTAAAACGTTGATGGAAACAATTTCTTTGGATGCGCGCATGGAGAAAGAACTTAAAACTTACGACGACGATTTCGAAAATCGCCGAAAAGAGTACCTCGCCATTGCCAAAGATCCGGCAAAGCTTGAAGAGTTCAAAAAGAAAGAACCAAAAAAAGCTGCTCTTGCACAGAATATCTTCTTTGAAGATGCAGATCAGTTGATCAAACCAACAACGGCTTTCGTTATGACATCTCTTTTAAGAGGTGTTATTGAAGATAAAAAAGGAACCGGCGCTCGCGCACGTTCTTTGGGTCGCGAAGTGGCTGGTAAAACTGGTACGACGAACAACTACTATGACGCATGGTTCATCGGCTACAGCCCACAAATTGCCACGGGTGTTTGGGTGGGTTTTGACAAAGAGAAAAGCCTGGGCAAAGGCGAGGTTGGTGGTCGCTCCGCATTGCCAATCTGGATAGATTACATGAAAGCTGCTCACGAGGGACTTCCTCAGATGACTTTCCCAGTTCCTGACGGTATCGTATTTGCGAATATCGACAGTGAAACAGGAAAACTGGCAAATGCTTCGACGAAAAATATTCTTCGCCAAGCGTTTGTTGAAGGAACTGAGCCGACAGCCGCTTCTGGTAAATCAGAAGAAGCTACGGACTTCTACAAACAGGATCTCTCTGAGTAA
- the uvrA gene encoding excinuclease ABC subunit UvrA has translation MKDDVKDREHNIHLWGVKQNNLKNIEVKIPVGSMTVICGPSGSGKSSLAFETLFAEGQRRFIESMSNYARQFLNKAPKPDIEGINNIPPAISIEQKNTIKSSRSTVGTTTEIIDYLRLLYEKIGRSYCPTHHCLTEKESVTEATDKVIKNFSGKRGYLLVEISAEGRVAEGKKLHSLLLQDGYLRIYIPKVSEPVKSSSKAAKKTAGKKATKKVAAVEMPTPVVGMGSGTGVGGVTSEDMGTVVEIGDAAAIKKGLPKESFYLVIDRMSFNEEERGRIADSMTQAYEASIKYNTNFISRKATVLTTEGQRLQISEESSCPVCGYTPPALSSKLFSFNSPIGACPTCKGFGNILDIDEEKVIPNPNMSLAQGALSPFWMPSAAHEKKQLLAYCKKAKIDTHTPWKELPKDHRDVIWNGNKDFFGVRGLFEYLDQIKYKMHVRVFISRFRSPFICPTCKGARLRVEANHVLIDNSNINQLSNMTIEDLHQFFQKLQLAPHQLEVANEVLKQIRARLEFLMRVGVHYLSLGRETRTLSGGEYQRLILANQLGMGLSQALYVLDEPTVGLHPRDNDRLISILKDLKELGNTLVIVEHDHDVIKASENIIEMGPGSGYLGGQVVYSGTTNDFYKFDKSVTVPYLLNKSSTPLRIIRPVDVESYKVKLELKGAKGHNLKNLDVIIPLNRLVTVTGVSGSGKSTLISKTLYPALARALDIEYIPSQEYAALEGVEHIKNVLLIDQSPIGKSARSSPITYLKAFDAIRTIMATVPEAKARGYTPGTFSLNVDGGRCPACKGTGYEEIDMMFMDNVVIPCDVCDSKKYRPEILEIQYKGKNVSEILAMTVSEAMNFFVAHPNIRKPLSVLKEVGLDYLALGQPANSLSGGESQRLKIAKELSQVHQKSTLYILDEPTTGLHFREVELLMRVLNKLIETGGSVVVVEHNLDVIRGSDYVIDLGPEAGKKGGTIVAQGSPDDIIKAKKSLTGQYLKRYVESHR, from the coding sequence GTGAAAGACGACGTCAAAGACCGCGAACACAATATTCACCTCTGGGGGGTGAAGCAGAATAATCTCAAAAACATCGAGGTCAAAATTCCTGTCGGTTCTATGACGGTGATTTGTGGCCCGAGTGGGTCAGGGAAATCCTCCTTGGCCTTTGAGACTCTCTTTGCGGAAGGTCAGCGTCGTTTTATCGAAAGCATGTCGAACTATGCCCGCCAATTCTTGAATAAGGCGCCAAAGCCTGACATCGAGGGCATTAACAACATTCCTCCTGCTATCTCTATTGAACAAAAGAACACAATCAAGAGCTCGCGCTCAACAGTGGGCACAACGACTGAAATCATTGATTACCTTCGTCTGCTTTATGAAAAGATCGGCAGATCCTATTGCCCCACTCATCACTGCCTGACCGAAAAAGAGAGTGTCACCGAAGCGACTGATAAGGTGATTAAGAACTTTTCTGGAAAACGTGGCTATCTTTTGGTTGAAATCAGCGCCGAGGGACGCGTGGCTGAAGGAAAGAAACTTCACTCGCTTCTTTTGCAGGACGGCTACTTAAGAATTTATATTCCAAAAGTCAGCGAGCCTGTAAAGTCCTCCAGCAAAGCGGCGAAAAAGACGGCAGGAAAAAAAGCGACAAAGAAAGTTGCCGCAGTTGAAATGCCAACTCCTGTTGTTGGCATGGGCTCTGGCACCGGTGTCGGTGGTGTAACTTCTGAAGACATGGGCACTGTCGTCGAAATCGGCGATGCTGCGGCTATTAAAAAAGGTCTTCCTAAAGAAAGCTTTTATTTGGTTATCGATCGCATGAGCTTCAACGAAGAAGAACGCGGTCGTATCGCTGACTCCATGACTCAGGCTTACGAAGCCAGCATCAAATACAATACTAATTTTATTTCCCGCAAGGCCACAGTGCTGACGACTGAAGGTCAGCGCCTTCAGATCAGCGAAGAGTCTTCTTGTCCTGTTTGTGGATACACCCCTCCAGCGTTGAGTTCGAAGCTTTTTAGCTTCAACTCACCGATCGGAGCCTGCCCGACCTGCAAGGGTTTCGGCAATATTCTGGATATCGACGAGGAAAAGGTTATTCCTAATCCTAACATGAGCTTGGCCCAAGGTGCCTTGAGTCCCTTCTGGATGCCCAGTGCTGCTCATGAAAAGAAACAACTTTTGGCTTATTGTAAGAAAGCTAAAATCGACACGCACACTCCCTGGAAAGAACTGCCTAAAGATCACCGTGATGTGATCTGGAATGGCAATAAAGATTTCTTTGGCGTGCGTGGCTTGTTCGAATATCTCGATCAAATTAAATATAAAATGCATGTGCGCGTCTTTATCTCGCGCTTCCGCAGTCCATTTATTTGTCCCACATGCAAAGGTGCCCGCCTGCGTGTCGAAGCCAATCATGTTTTGATTGATAACTCCAATATCAATCAGCTTTCAAACATGACGATTGAAGATCTTCACCAATTTTTCCAAAAGCTGCAGCTGGCTCCACATCAACTTGAAGTGGCCAATGAAGTTCTGAAACAGATTCGCGCGCGACTCGAATTCCTCATGCGTGTTGGAGTTCATTATCTTTCATTGGGTCGCGAAACTCGCACACTTTCCGGTGGAGAGTATCAACGTTTGATTTTGGCAAACCAGCTGGGCATGGGTCTTTCCCAAGCCTTGTATGTTCTGGATGAACCGACCGTTGGCTTACATCCTCGTGACAATGACCGCCTGATTTCAATTCTAAAAGACCTCAAAGAGCTGGGAAACACCCTGGTTATCGTTGAACATGATCATGATGTGATCAAGGCCAGCGAAAACATCATTGAGATGGGACCTGGCTCTGGTTATCTCGGCGGACAGGTTGTTTACTCTGGAACAACCAATGATTTTTACAAGTTCGATAAATCAGTCACTGTTCCTTACCTTTTAAATAAGAGCTCAACGCCCCTAAGAATCATTCGCCCGGTGGATGTTGAGTCTTACAAGGTCAAGCTCGAGCTTAAAGGGGCGAAAGGTCACAATCTAAAAAATCTGGATGTGATTATTCCGCTCAATCGTCTGGTCACAGTCACGGGCGTGAGCGGCTCCGGAAAATCAACTTTGATTTCTAAGACTTTGTATCCAGCCCTGGCGCGCGCCCTTGATATTGAATACATTCCATCACAAGAATATGCGGCCCTTGAAGGGGTTGAGCATATCAAAAACGTTTTGCTCATCGATCAGTCGCCCATCGGGAAATCAGCGAGAAGCTCGCCGATCACTTATTTGAAGGCTTTCGATGCAATTCGCACCATCATGGCAACTGTGCCCGAAGCGAAAGCCCGCGGCTACACTCCGGGGACCTTCAGTTTGAATGTCGATGGCGGTCGTTGCCCAGCTTGTAAAGGGACTGGTTACGAAGAGATCGACATGATGTTCATGGATAACGTCGTCATTCCCTGCGATGTCTGTGACAGTAAAAAATACCGTCCCGAAATTCTTGAAATTCAGTACAAAGGAAAGAATGTTTCCGAAATACTTGCGATGACCGTCAGCGAGGCCATGAATTTCTTCGTGGCGCATCCAAATATTCGAAAACCTCTCAGTGTCCTTAAAGAAGTCGGCCTGGATTACCTCGCTTTGGGGCAGCCAGCCAACTCTTTGAGCGGTGGTGAGTCTCAGCGTCTGAAGATCGCCAAAGAGCTTTCTCAGGTCCACCAGAAGTCGACCTTGTATATCCTGGATGAACCCACTACCGGCTTGCATTTCCGCGAGGTAGAGCTGCTTATGAGGGTTCTGAACAAGCTTATTGAGACTGGCGGCAGCGTCGTCGTGGTTGAGCACAATCTGGATGTGATCCGTGGGTCCGATTATGTGATTGACCTCGGTCCTGAAGCAGGTAAAAAAGGCGGAACAATAGTCGCTCAAGGCTCTCCGGATGACATCATCAAGGCTAAAAAAAGCCTCACCGGTCAGTATCTGAAGCGTTACGTGGAAAGTCATAGGTAA
- a CDS encoding coiled-coil domain-containing protein, which produces MNRISNYTNTTTVKIFFALSLVTSQFITLPASAGSACISQCDYDYAGETNIKAVNACKNNCSNQDARLCIDAKKDLSNAKKDLAKTCSEADMGSDCAEKVDACAEVGGSSAFATAGQYMSAIGNQYGSLVSALGAGGKGCPQMAGKTYFNRKDSLNKDIDSTKEDLAKLNDEKATIEDDFNKQIQDLQDELNKAQEELDKQKLEMKERKRKQIADFQASQNQAKEELRKKSTDLLSLRGQLISSQQDQALKLIAMSDASGKRACQKAVNDAKKAYDAIVSSGSGNYIAKAKQKKQDLISTYNDCMDSFQQQRVALNKSKKQEQDQINKAITDTQQSAEELTNSMNTASSQLAEMEQDAKTEEDAATQKVLKLMQTNQTKMLAAQQKMQSNLQTIATKNQSLSEKLNRLNNELAQLGPAPSEDSTKTVKQVGSEIGGLQENIEEAQASVDQYCGSSASSKSGGGSRRSGATK; this is translated from the coding sequence ATGAATCGCATTTCGAACTATACAAATACGACGACTGTCAAAATTTTCTTCGCATTGTCTCTTGTGACATCTCAATTCATCACGCTCCCCGCAAGTGCTGGATCTGCCTGTATATCACAATGTGATTATGATTATGCTGGCGAAACAAATATCAAGGCAGTCAACGCCTGCAAAAATAACTGCAGCAATCAAGATGCAAGACTTTGTATTGATGCGAAAAAAGATCTTTCCAATGCCAAAAAGGACCTCGCAAAAACTTGCAGCGAAGCTGACATGGGTTCTGATTGCGCTGAAAAGGTAGATGCCTGCGCCGAAGTGGGGGGCTCGAGTGCCTTTGCTACTGCAGGACAATACATGAGTGCTATCGGTAATCAGTACGGCTCTTTAGTGAGCGCTTTGGGTGCCGGCGGCAAAGGCTGCCCGCAAATGGCCGGTAAAACATATTTCAACAGAAAAGACAGTCTTAATAAGGACATCGACAGCACGAAAGAAGATCTCGCGAAGCTCAATGACGAGAAAGCGACTATTGAAGATGATTTCAATAAGCAAATTCAAGATCTGCAAGATGAGCTGAACAAGGCTCAAGAGGAACTCGACAAGCAAAAGCTTGAGATGAAGGAAAGAAAACGCAAACAGATTGCCGACTTCCAGGCGAGTCAAAACCAAGCCAAGGAAGAACTTCGTAAAAAGAGTACAGATTTGCTAAGTCTGCGTGGTCAGTTGATTTCTTCTCAACAGGATCAAGCCCTTAAGCTGATCGCCATGTCAGATGCTTCAGGTAAACGTGCCTGCCAAAAGGCCGTTAATGATGCGAAAAAGGCTTATGATGCGATCGTATCCAGCGGCAGCGGCAATTACATCGCTAAAGCCAAGCAAAAAAAGCAAGACCTGATCAGTACATATAACGACTGTATGGATTCCTTCCAACAACAGCGTGTTGCTCTGAATAAGTCTAAAAAACAAGAGCAAGACCAAATCAATAAAGCGATCACAGACACACAACAGTCAGCAGAAGAACTTACCAACAGCATGAATACTGCAAGTTCCCAATTGGCTGAAATGGAGCAAGACGCGAAAACTGAAGAAGACGCAGCTACTCAAAAGGTTCTGAAACTCATGCAGACCAACCAGACCAAAATGCTCGCGGCTCAGCAGAAAATGCAGTCAAACTTGCAAACAATTGCCACTAAAAATCAGAGCTTGTCTGAGAAACTCAACCGTTTGAATAACGAGCTGGCACAGCTTGGTCCTGCTCCAAGCGAAGATTCGACCAAAACTGTGAAACAAGTCGGATCTGAAATTGGCGGTCTTCAAGAGAATATCGAGGAAGCGCAGGCTTCCGTTGATCAGTACTGCGGTAGTTCTGCCTCATCTAAATCGGGTGGTGGTTCAAGAAGATCAGGTGCTACAAAATAG
- the mscL gene encoding large conductance mechanosensitive channel protein MscL has translation MLKEFKTFIMRGNVLDLAVGIIIGAAFTKIVTSFVGDVLMPVISLAMGKVDFSNMFVAFNGGTYATLEAAKKEGVATLNYGLFINAVIDFLIVAFAIFMLIKAINRLQKKEEAKAPDTKECPECLSAIPLKARKCSHCGSLQTSTMYSDKASAPSRSM, from the coding sequence ATGTTGAAGGAATTTAAGACCTTTATCATGAGAGGCAATGTTTTGGATTTGGCGGTCGGTATCATCATTGGTGCTGCCTTCACTAAGATTGTAACCTCTTTCGTCGGTGATGTGCTAATGCCCGTGATTAGTCTGGCAATGGGGAAAGTTGATTTTTCAAACATGTTCGTCGCTTTCAATGGCGGCACTTATGCTACTTTAGAAGCGGCCAAAAAAGAGGGCGTAGCGACTTTGAACTATGGTCTTTTTATCAATGCGGTCATTGATTTCCTGATTGTGGCTTTTGCGATCTTCATGCTGATCAAGGCGATTAATAGATTGCAAAAAAAGGAAGAAGCGAAAGCTCCTGATACCAAAGAGTGCCCAGAATGCTTATCCGCCATCCCTTTGAAAGCCCGTAAATGTTCTCACTGTGGAAGCCTTCAGACCTCGACCATGTACTCTGATAAGGCCTCGGCCCCCAGCAGAAGTATGTAA
- a CDS encoding cell division protein FtsX, with protein sequence MKPPQKNIALKLSTLVVVTACFVVMGAALLISQNFKNILTMWGEDVQMTVYLSQDLSQQGREGLESFLKETGKVGEIRYVTQESALGDFRTQLASYAPDMSQDEELLKLIPASLQVSLAPSVATQDQMQVLQNLAADLKKKEGVDEVSYGQDWVEKYGALVAAVEITMKLLGLVILAASLFVMSNAIRASVQSRRDEIVVLEMIGATNSMIRKPFLKEGALLGVISSVLAVSLCFGTYLFFKNLLITKLSFLQLGQHLTFIQPIAIVILIAGGTALGAFGSYLCVRRINDGWAASQRS encoded by the coding sequence ATGAAACCTCCACAAAAAAATATAGCACTCAAGCTTTCAACTTTAGTGGTCGTCACGGCTTGTTTTGTAGTGATGGGTGCCGCGCTCTTGATCTCGCAAAACTTTAAAAATATTCTGACGATGTGGGGGGAAGACGTGCAAATGACAGTCTATCTTTCCCAGGATCTTTCGCAGCAAGGCCGGGAAGGTCTTGAAAGTTTTCTTAAAGAAACGGGCAAGGTTGGTGAGATTCGCTACGTCACGCAAGAAAGTGCCCTCGGTGATTTCCGCACTCAGCTTGCTAGCTATGCGCCAGATATGAGCCAAGATGAAGAACTCTTGAAGCTTATCCCCGCGAGTCTTCAAGTAAGTCTGGCTCCTTCCGTTGCGACTCAAGATCAGATGCAAGTTCTGCAAAATCTTGCTGCGGATTTAAAGAAAAAAGAAGGCGTCGATGAGGTCAGCTACGGGCAGGATTGGGTTGAAAAATACGGAGCCTTGGTAGCGGCAGTTGAAATCACGATGAAACTTCTGGGCCTGGTTATTTTGGCGGCTTCTTTGTTTGTGATGTCCAATGCCATCAGAGCCTCAGTTCAATCGCGCCGAGATGAAATCGTCGTGCTTGAGATGATTGGGGCTACGAACTCGATGATCCGCAAACCTTTCCTTAAGGAAGGGGCCTTGTTGGGAGTGATTTCGTCGGTCCTCGCCGTGAGTCTATGCTTCGGGACATATCTGTTTTTCAAAAACTTGTTGATCACAAAATTGAGCTTCCTGCAGTTAGGTCAGCATCTTACTTTCATTCAACCTATTGCCATTGTGATCTTAATTGCGGGTGGAACAGCCTTAGGTGCATTTGGTTCTTATCTTTGTGTCAGAAGAATTAACGACGGCTGGGCCGCGAGTCAGAGGTCCTAG